From Synchiropus splendidus isolate RoL2022-P1 chromosome 10, RoL_Sspl_1.0, whole genome shotgun sequence, the proteins below share one genomic window:
- the wars2 gene encoding tryptophan--tRNA ligase, mitochondrial: MAFPVLSKLRHLLRLTRKVHSSKRLLCAGDIKDEKGRPSTCRVFSGIQPTGVPHLGNYLGALENWVSLQHQYPSVLYSIVDLHSITQPQDPSQLRQNILDMAASLLACGIDPERAILFQQSQVPEHAELSWVLSCLTSMPRLRHLPQWKMKSKQKNEGSVGLYTYPVLQAADILLYRSTHVPVGEDQVQHLELAQDLARIFNRQYGEMFPEPKALLSTTRKVKSLREPSAKMSKSDPYSMATISITDAPDVITLKIRRAVTDFISEVTYDPDQRPGVSNLVMVHAAVVGISVQEAVSQARGLDTGAYKKVVAEAVIQRLTPIREEIHRLRSDMAYLETVLKQGNHKARELAAPVLAQVRQRVGFC; the protein is encoded by the exons GGACGTCCATCCACCTGCCGGGTCTTCTCTGGGATCCAGCCAACTGGTGTCCCCCATCTAGGTAACTATTTAGGTGCGTTGGAGAACTGGGTATCACTACAACACCAGTATCCATCCGTGCTTTATAGCATAGTAGACCTTCACTCCATCACACAACCTCAGGATCCAAGCCAGCTCAGGCAGAACATCCTGGACATGGCTGCCAGTTTACTAGCTTGCGGAATCGACCCGGAGAGAGCCATACTCTTCCAACAATCGCAG GTGCCCGAACATGCAGAGCTGTCATGGGTCCTCAGCTGTCTGACCAGCATGCCGCGCCTCCGACACCTGCCACAATGGAAG ATGAAGAGCAAGCAGAAGAATGAAGGCAGCGTGGGTCTTTACACGTATCCTGTCCTCCAGGCTGCTGATATTCTTCTCTACCG GTCCACTCATGTGCCAGTCGGTGAGGATCAGGTCCAGCACTTGGAGCTGGCTCAGGATTTAGCTCGTATCTTCAACAGACAGTATGGAGAGATGTTTCCAGAACCCAAAGCCTTATTGA GTACTACAAGAAAGGTTAAGTCGTTGCGTGAGCCATCTGCCAAAATGTCCAAATCTGACCCTTATTCCATGGCCACTATCAGCATCACAGACGCTCCTGATGTGATCACACTTAAGATCCGACGCGCTGTGACAGACTTCATCTCTGAGGTGACCTATGACCCGGACCAGCGACCTGGAGTGTCCAACCTGGTAATGGTACACGCAGCCGTGGTAGGGATCAGCGTGCAGGAGGCTGTTTCACAGGCCCGGGGTCTGGACACTGGAGCGTATAAGAAGGTGGTGGCTGAGGCCGTGATCCAGAGGTTAACACCCATCCGGGAGGAGATCCACAGGCTCAGGTCGGACATGGCATACCTGGAGACGGTGCTGAAGCAAGGGAACCACAAGGCAAGGGAGCTGGCTGCACCTGTGCTGGCACAGGTCAGACAGAGAGTGGGCTTCTGCTGA